In Polynucleobacter sp. MWH-S4W17, a genomic segment contains:
- the carA gene encoding glutamine-hydrolyzing carbamoyl-phosphate synthase small subunit translates to MLPSFPPAVLALADGTLFPGFSIGASGETTGEVVFNTALTGYQEIITDPSYSRQIVTLTYPHIGNVGVNAQDAESDQIHAAGLVVKDLPKRVSNFRSEGSLDDYLTKADVLGIAGIDTRKLTRILRDKGAQSGAIVAGKLGDNYESLGAKALELAKAFPGMSGLDLAKVVTTKKAYQWREAEWDLHGPNGKPAYRTLDTSKPIKKVVAYDFGVKRNILRMLTERGCELTVVPAQTSAAEVLAMNPDGVFFSNGPGDPGPCDYAIAAAKEIIEKGVPTFGICLGHQIMGLAAGAKTLKMKFGHHGANHPVKDLDTGRVAITSQNHGFAVDANTLPSNIRVTHVSLFDGSLQGLAWNDKPALCFQGHPEASPGPHDIAYLFDRFMELMNATKKEGK, encoded by the coding sequence TTGCTTCCTTCTTTTCCCCCAGCCGTGTTGGCCTTAGCCGACGGCACATTATTTCCCGGTTTTAGCATTGGCGCCTCTGGCGAAACTACTGGCGAAGTCGTATTCAACACTGCATTGACTGGCTATCAAGAGATCATTACTGATCCCAGCTACTCACGCCAAATTGTTACCTTAACCTACCCACATATCGGTAATGTCGGTGTCAATGCCCAAGATGCGGAATCAGATCAGATTCATGCAGCAGGCTTAGTAGTGAAGGATCTTCCAAAACGCGTATCCAATTTCCGTTCGGAAGGCTCTTTAGATGACTACCTTACCAAAGCAGATGTTTTAGGGATTGCTGGTATCGATACACGCAAGCTCACCAGAATTCTGCGTGATAAGGGTGCACAATCCGGCGCTATTGTTGCTGGTAAATTAGGTGATAACTATGAATCCTTAGGGGCGAAGGCTCTTGAGCTTGCTAAAGCTTTCCCTGGCATGTCAGGCCTAGATCTTGCAAAGGTAGTGACTACCAAGAAAGCCTATCAGTGGCGCGAGGCAGAATGGGATCTTCATGGGCCAAATGGCAAGCCTGCTTACAGAACATTAGATACTAGCAAGCCAATTAAAAAGGTAGTTGCTTATGACTTTGGTGTGAAACGCAATATCTTGCGCATGCTGACTGAGCGAGGCTGCGAATTAACAGTTGTGCCTGCGCAAACTAGCGCAGCAGAAGTGCTAGCCATGAATCCGGATGGCGTGTTCTTCTCAAATGGCCCTGGCGATCCTGGTCCATGCGATTACGCTATTGCTGCCGCAAAAGAAATTATTGAAAAAGGTGTGCCAACCTTTGGCATCTGTTTAGGCCATCAAATCATGGGTCTTGCAGCAGGCGCAAAAACACTAAAGATGAAATTTGGCCACCATGGCGCTAATCATCCTGTGAAAGATTTAGATACAGGACGTGTTGCCATCACCTCACAGAATCATGGTTTTGCCGTTGATGCTAATACCTTGCCAAGCAATATTCGCGTAACCCATGTTTCTTTATTTGATGGATCCTTGCAAGGTTTGGCGTGGAATGACAAGCCAGCGCTGTGTTTCCAAGGGCATCCTGAGGCCTCACCAGGTCCTCATGACATTGCCTATTTATTTGATCGTTTTATGGAGCTAATGAATGCTACCAAGAAGGAGGGCAAATAA